DNA from Methanobacteriales archaeon HGW-Methanobacteriales-1:
ATCGGTTCAAATATAACTGTTTTAAGTGTGATTGAAACCTCTTACATTCAAACCTTGCCTGAAGGTGACTTGATTGAAAGAATGGAAGATGTAATGAAAAAAGAAGGACAAAATGCCTTGGACAGTTTTGCCCAGCAATTAGAAATGAGCAAATGCAATGGTTCGTGTGAAAATATAACATTAAAAACCGAACTTAAGGTAGGTAGTCCCTCAGAAACTATTTTAGAAACCATCAAAGAAGAAGATATAGATCTCGTAATTATGGGAAATTCTGGAAAGCATGGTTTAGACCGTTTCTTACTGGGAAGTGTAGCTGAAAAGGTTTTAAGGTCGGCAACATGCCCCGTATTAGTTGTACGTTAATCATCTTATTTTCAATAAAAATTACTTTTTATCACACCAATAAAACTATTAATCCCTTTAAGTCATTTAAATCCCCAGATAAGGCCAATATCTACTAAATATGAAAAATATCGGTTAATTTGACCACAAGATTTATATATTTCTGAGTTCATACTGTGTGAATTAGATAGATGCCTAAGAAAATAAGGCTGTTATCCTTAAAATAAGAAAAATGAACAGTTTTAATAGATTATACTAAATTTCTAATCAGTTCCATAAAAAAACACTTTAAAATTAAAAACTGATCAATGTGGTGCCTATGAACAAATGGGGATAAAACATGCAACAAATAAATCGAATTAGTAAAAAAGAAATAAGTACTATTATGCATCATACTGGCGATGTATGTCTTCTTTTAGGGATCGCCATTCTAATACCAATTATAACTTCATTAATTTATCATGAACCTCAATATATAGTTCCTTTTTTATCTGCATCTATAGTTACCATGTTATTTGGTGCCATAAGCAGAAAATTGTTTAAAAAAGAAGGAAGCATGACCCTTAAAGTGGCCATGGTTTTTTCAACTTTAATATGGCTGATTGTATGCGCTCTGAGTGCACTGCCCTACTATTTTTCCGGCGAATTATCATATCTTAATGCTTATTTTGAGGCCATGTCAGGTTTTACCACCACTGGTTTCAGTATGTACCCTAATTTAGATGTAGTTTCTTATACCATACACTTCTGGCGCGCATTTACCCAATGGCTCGGCGGTTTAGGAATAATATTTCTGGTTTTAGCTCTTTTAAGATCCACTGGGGCCGATGTTATGCGTTTGTATATTGCAGAAGGTCGTGAAGAAAGATTACTTCCTAGTGTAAAACATACTACTCGTGTTATTGTTTATATTTATGCCGGATTCACCGTTCTGGGAATAATTCTCTTTATTTTAGCCGGAATGCCTATTTTTGATTCTATTTTCCAAACATTTGTTACACTATCCACTGGTGGATTTGGAATGCACAACACCAGTATTCTATTTTACAATAATGTTTGGATTGAAATTGTGGCCATGATTATTATGATGATTGGAGCCACCAACTTTGCCCTGCACTTTACGGTGATAAAAGGTAACTGGAGGGAGTATTTTAAGGATATAGAAACCAAGGTGGCCTACAGTCTGATAATCATAGCCACCATCCTGGTTACATTTATGTTGCTTAAAAACCATATTTACGGTTCTGGCCTATTGGAAAACCTTCGATTTGCCATTTTCCAAGTAGTATCTGCGGTAACCACCACTGGGCTGCAAACTGCATTCTATCCAGATATTCTTAAACAATGGATTGGTTTAGGCATATTTTTAATCACCTTACTAATGATTATTGGTGCCGGATCTGGTTCTACAGGTGGAGGTATTAAATGGCTGAGATTTGGAATACTAATTAAAAGTATGGTCTGGCAGGTTAAGTCATTCATATTACCCGGCAAAGCCATAATCCCCAAGAAAATTCACCACGTGAGTGAATTAAAGGTAACTGATGATGTGTTAAGATTCGTTGGAGCATTTGTATTTACCTATTTCGTAGTTTATATTGCCAGTGTAATCCTAGTTCTGCTTTATTACAATAATATTTCCCAAGTAATCTTTGAAGTGGCCTCTGCCCTGAGTAATGTGGGCCTTTCCAGCGGATTGCTGACTGCCAGCTCTCCAGCAGTAGTAAAAATCGTTTTCATCATTGATTTCTGGATGGGACGGTTAGAAATATGGCCCGTGCTTTTATTAGCATTTATAACCATTAAAAATATTTCCAGAAGATAAAATATCTGGATTTATTTTATTTTTCTATTTTTAATTTCTTAAAAGTGAAAATAACAATTTATATTCAGTTTTATCTAATAAAATCAAATCTGTCTTATTTTGTAATAATAATCAAATTATTTCAATTAATTATTTTATTTGATTATTGTTTTTAATTGTCAAATACTAAAAATGCACCTAAAATAAATACTTTGAGTAATAAAATATAGGATAAGAGGTGCTTTTATGAAGTCTGATTTACTGCCAATAGTTTTAATTATAGTTATACTGGCCATTGTAGGTGGAGGTATTTTTTATTTCTACGCCTGGACCAGTGATTTTGACCAAGGCGATGTCTTTTTCCAGATACCCGGCGGATGGTCCCAGAACCAGGCCGTGGGTGATTTTAATAATACTGTTTTTTCTCAAGTAGTTTATACCCAACAAATAAAAAATGCGTCCGGTGCTGATCAAGAAGCGTTTATAATAGTTCAAATGCAAAAAATTGGTGGAACTGGGTTTAATGCAACTAGTTTACAGGTTTCTATACTGAATTCATCCAATTCTTCAGTTAGTAACCTGAAAGTAAATGATTACAATGTAATGCAATACACTAGAAATGGTCCAACTGTAGCCAATAAAATCGCTACCATTGACAGTGGAAACTATATGTACCTAGTTGAGTATGTATGTCCTCCATCAGTCGCTAATCAGACCGAAGACGCTTATTTAAACATTTTGAAAACATTAAAAATTTCAAAATAGTTTAAAATAAGTAAATACTAATAATTTTTTGCTGGGAAAAAGTAGTATGATTTAGCTATTAATATCAGTGAAAAGTGTATAATATTGAAAACTTGTTTAGTAATTTACTTTAAATAAAAAAATTACAAATAATAAGGTATAGTCTAAAAACATAGGCTTGATTATACATTATTTCATACTACAAATCAATATTAGGTGGTGATTTTAATGCAAATAGAAGAAAAAGTTGTGGCAGAAGAGCAACATGCCTTAATAAATTATATAGGGCCTATTGAGGATATGGGAGACCTTATAAATGAAATAGCCGCTTGGATAGAAGATAATGCGATTCAGGTTGCAGGATCCCCTTTTGCGATTTATTATACCAGTCCCAAGGACGATGCTGAAAAGGTTACTTATGATATTGGATTTCCAGTACTGGGCGAAATCCAGGGGACATCCCGAATTGTTATAGCTACCATACCAGAGCATACTGTTATTTCAGCCAAATATAAAGGGCCTTACAGTGATTTACCAGACGTTTATAAGGCCATGGTAGAGTTTGTAATGATTAATAAATACGATGTTATTGGTTCACCAAAAGAAATATATTACAACTCTCCAGAGGATGTTTCAGTCAATGAATTAGTTACTGAAGTCCAATTCCCAGTTATTAAAATGTAGTATTTACTACACTTTTTTATTCTTTTTGACATACATATTTATATAATAGTTAATACTTATTTTATTTCTATGAAAGTAATAACAAACATTAAACTATTTATTAAGTTGTTGATAATTTCAATCCTAAACGAAATATATTGTTAAAGATTTGATCAAAAAAAAAGCTATTTAATAGATTTTAACGAATGTGAAAATAAATGAAATTGTTTAACCTATTAGATGTAGTTTAGTTAAGATATAATTTAATATCCCATAATTGAAATCTGGACAATAGTAGAAACATAATGATAAGAATGCGAATGAAAGAATAATTGCAGGTAATATCGTAGAATTAAAAGGAATTTCGTAATTTTCACGTCGCAGGCTAAGATAAAAAGTTAAAAAAGATATTTGAATAATAATATATGTAAAAAGAAAATTATAAGGTGACGGGCTGGGTTCTTGTGCAGATAAAACCAATTGCAGTCCTTTATATCCAATATAGGCCATTAACCAAGCTAAAAAGGGCAAGAAATAAAATTTATGCTTATTTATAACTTTGTAACTTAATAACATTTTTAAATCTTCAGTAGAAACATCTTTTTTGTTAATTAACTTTTTTAATTCTATAGAAATTTCATCAGACAAAAAATTATAACTTTCTTTACCATCTACTCGTGTAACATGAGCCTTACCAGCATTAACCTCTGTAAATTCCCCTGAATACAACATGAAAAGCTTTGTACTAGTAAAATCATTTATTAATCTCATGCCTTTAGGTACGGTTATCGAAAATTCAGGTTGTGTAGGACCTTCGGCAAGTATTATGTTTTCATATCCTGGACGACCTAATAACTTAATTGGACTAATTTGATAGTCTTTACAAGATATGTTGAATTTTCTTATCTTAGAATTCCAAAAATTCAAAATACGTGATTCAATATCAAAAACAAATCTCTTTTCAAAAAATGGACACGGATCTAAGTATTCAATTTCTATTCGCACATGGTATAAATAATGTCCAGGCATAACTCTTTTAGCAACTGGAAAACTAGATAAATCTCCTAAGTTTACTTCCATCAAAATATTATTTGGGTTATCCCTAAGATCTTCATAAGCTGTAATATCTAAAAACGAGAAATAATTATCATTAGTCTTATTTTTAACTTTAAGACTTAAAAAATTATTTATTAAATTTATACGTAAATATCGTTCGTCTGTATGAAAATCCATGACTTTACGATAAATTTTACCACTTGCAGGCGATAATAAATCTTCTATATGCCACCAAGACTGCTTTAATTCAATCATTTCGCCCACAATTAAAAATTAATGTTTTTTAGGAATTTTAGAATCTTTATTTGTTAATTCCTTTAATTTTCTGGATGAAATGCTTCTTGCAGTACCTATAACACGAACCTTTGCATCAAGTGTTGGCATTGAATGTCCAAAACGCATCATAGTATTCACACCCCTCTTTCAATATAAAATATAGTTTTCATAATATAAAATTTTTTGGAATAAATTAATCTAAAAAATTGTTTATTATAATACCTTAGCAGAACAATATATACATTTTTCTATTTTTCACTCCCTATATTCATATATAAATATCATTTATTTAGTATTTACCATAGTCTTCCACATTTCTTTTGTCTTATTATTTATACCCACTAAATGTTTTTAATTTTTTTATATTAGTTTCCAAATGCTCTCTATCTCAAGTTCTATTATATTTCATCATCTTATGTTTCACTGGTGATAATCTATGAAATATGGTATTGTGAAATTGAAAGAATCTGGCCTTACCTCTTATAATCTTGATATTTTTGATAATGGAGAAGAGATAATTGCTTTTCCTTTAGAAGAATTACAGGCTGAAATGATCCGTTTAAAGTATTATCTTGAAAAATCCACTGATAAATCAAATGACATAATAAAAGAACGAGTTCGCTACAAAAAACAGGAACTTTATAAAATAGGGGAAGAACTGGACAAGGCCCAAAATACAGTTTATTCTCTGACTAAATTCAATCTTCAAACATCTCTTAATGACTTTAACTGGCCTGAAGTGAAAACCAAGAAAAAAAGAAGGCTCCCTGCACATCGTTCCCAGATGCCAGCATTAGCAGGTATTAATGAGGGGATGGAATGAAAACTTATGAAACTTGTGTTAAGGCCTGCCGTGAAGAGTATAAGTATTATGATAAGAAGCTGCGACAGCGTAGTTATCATTTTGAAAAGTACATCTTAGTTCTGGATGAGAAAGCACCTTTCAGAGAGGGTGATGCGGTCCATGTAATGAGTGATGATGATTTTCAGAAACTTTTTCAGGCATTAAAGAAGTTAAAAAATGATAAAGAAAATTTATTAGGCCAAATTGATGATTTAAGAAATTACAATTGTTCTGCAGTGGAAAATAAGAGCTTTTTCACGAAGTTGAAGCAATTGGCTAGTGAGGTACTCACTAAATGAAATCAGTTAAGCTAGAAATGTCTGACGATGAATTATTATTCTTCCGTCAGGGTGTATTCAAGGTCGATGATGAGATAGTTGTCTTTTCCTTAGAGGAATTTTTAAAATTTAGGAGGGCTTTGAAGAAGTATCTCAGAGAAGCTAATCAGATAGTAGATGATTCTAAAAATCGTAAATCTCAGCATGGGGCCAGTATGGATGCTCAAAGGATATTGAATTGGATCAAAAAGGCCGAAGAAGAGATTGATAAATTAGATAAAACCGATGTTCAAAAGGACTTATTTTCTTGTAATAGGTGATTTTTCATGAGAACTTATGATTCCAGAGTAATTAGGAGGACTTTAATTCATAAAGAGAAAACTAAAAATGGGCCTCAGGATATGATTTACAAAGAATTTGTTGTCCCTTTAGAGTTTAATCATCCATTTAGCGAAGATGAATTGGTTACGGTAGTGCGAAAAGATGATTTAAATTGGTTAATGGAAGAATTGAAAGATTTAAAAAAAGATAAAGAAAATTTAGAGAATCATTTGAAAGTATTTAAACATTAGATGTTAATATCTTTTTTCTAAGAACCATTGTTTTTTGAATTGTCAGAGTTTCCTGAAAAGAGAGTTTTAGATAATTCCCTAAGTTTAACTGTTACTTCTTTTGTCGCAAATCCAGCTAAAAATGCTATTCCACTATAGGCTAATACACTACTGGGATTCACAGCATTTGGTGTTAACTGTAGAACAAATAAATTACATATCAACAGAAAATATACAATTACTCCAAGAACTATACCGCCAATGGGCCGATAAATGTACCAAATTATGAGATATGGATTGAAATCCTTTTGATGTCCAGATATAGCAGTCATAGCGGATAAAGTACCACCTATCCCACCAGCACATGCAATATAGATTATTGTTTGGATAATTTCAGGTCGATTCACTGAAAAATAGTTGTCTATAACTATCCAGACGAAGACCAATAGAATAGCAAGTAAATAAAGGTTAGTTGCAGGTCTTATATATTTTAGTAAATTATTAGTCTCTTGCTCAAATTCCTTTTTTTTCTTTTCTAAGGTTTCACGATCTTCTTTAAGTTTGGTTTTTTCTTCTTCAATTTCCTTCTTTTGGATTTCTAAGTTACTTTCATCATTCGATGATATGACTACTATTTCATCCACGGCTACCATGTTAAAAACTCCTTTTTAATTTATTATTTAAATTGAGGAGTACACTCAATTCGGCCATCTTCATGGCATTCTATGACTACGTTACCTTTCCATCGTGTTGTTATAACGTTTTTTGAGAGTTCTTTGTATTTTTTTACAGCATCATCTTTTGGTTTCATTGTGTTTCCAACAGATTGTATAGTGTATTTTGGTTTCATTTGTTCAACAGCTGGTTCGTAGAATCCAGTTTCTCGGCCATGATGTGATGCTTTTAATATTGTAACATCTTTTATTAAATCTGCATAATTTTCTAGAATGTATTTCCAATTTTCTTGTTCTGCATCTCCACCCAAGACAATTTTATGAGGCCCGTATTCGATTAAAAGAACATAACTCATTACATTCTGGTTTCCGTCATCCTCCGCAGTTTTTACCAGATCTATGTTGGGTGAAAGGATTTTTATATTATCTGGTTTGTAGAAATTATCTGCAGCTTTTTCCATGGGCCGGACTACATTGAATTTTGCTGAAGCTTCTTCCTCAATGCTAATGGAATCACTATCTCTAAACTGGGTGTATGTAGACCAATCGCTTTTTCTAGATTTTTTATCAAGTTTCTTATCTGGTCCGAACTTGTTATCAATTATCCATAGATTAGATATGTCCACTGTTTCTGTGAGTTCTGCAAAATGGCGTAAATGATCCATATGTGGATGTGTGGATATGAATCTAAAAATAGAGCTTATTTTATTTTCTTTAATGTATTCAATTGGATCTTGTGGTTGAATAGTATATCCTGCATTTTCTAACGCTTTTGGATCTTCAGAATCTATTTTTCCAAGATTTTTATCCGGATACTTGGATTTTATAGCACCAATAATTTCCTTAGAAGCCTTAGGCCCTATAGATTTTGATTTATTGATATCTACTACTGTAGTGTGGCCTGGTAGTTCAACAATACAACAATCCCCATCCCCGACATTTAAAAAATGAAGTTTTAACATATTATCACTGATAATATTATTAACTTCATATTATTTATTTTTAAAGTGCTATGTAGCATATGTCTCAACATACTCAGAATATTCTATTATAGATTTTATCTAAAATTAGAAACATCGGTGTATTGGGGACGGTTATGTAAATGATGGAAATATGGAGATTCCAATAAAATCATTTAATAAATAAATAGTAGAATTCATTGTATAAAATAGATTTAGTATAAAATTTTGGTTATAAAAAATTATATGGATTATTTTCAGTATCTTCATTTGAATTAATGTTATATCTTATTTGGGATATTCATCAAAATGTTTCATTTTTAGTTCGGGGTTGGTAAAATATCCTAATTCTTCTTGCATTTGAGTAATATTTTTAATATCCTCTTCAGTCCATTTTGGTAAATAAAGATAGCATAAATCATATGCATGGCCATCACCTTTAACATAATGGCTTGAAGCTAATCCAATAACTTCTTTATTTTCTCTAAGAACATTTCTTGCAGCAAAGCACCTTAAAGTAAGTTCCATAGACCTTTGTTCTCTATTATTTTCTCGATATTTATCCAATAAAAAAACATAGGATACTCCTGAAGTAGATTGAGAAAGTCTTGCTTGAGCTTTTGGTTTTCCATAGACTCCTATAAAATCCATAAATGTATCTGCTAACATCATACGGTCAAATCTTGACTCTTTCGACATTGTTCGAAGAGCCTGTTCAACTTCATGGAAATCATTCGTAAAAAGTAGATATTCTTTTGACATATCACGATAAATTTCTTCAATAAATGTATCCCAAAATCTACTATTTCTTTCCTGTATTTTTCTATTCATAAATTCATCTTTTTGAGTAAGTTCTTCCCATACATTCTCTTGGATTAATGTTTCATCAATATTTTTAGGAAACTTACGACCTCTATGCAAATAAATAGCCAGTAAATCTTCCTCACTTTTAAAATAAGCCTTTTTTCCTGAATTAAAAAACTTTTCTTTTGCATTCAAATAATCAATAAAATCAGTAATAGTATCTAGTTCTTTAAGCAGAATCGGAAATGATTGTTGATCAAAAAAATGTATAACTCCTTTTCCTTGATCGCCATATGGTAATGGGAAATCTTCCCTTCTACCAAATGATATACCAATACGATATAAAATCATTTTTTTAGGATCTGGAAATTTAATTTTGTATTTTCTATCAGAAGTCAAAATATCTGTATGGGAATTACGAATAGCTCTCTCAGCACCATATATCTGATTATAAGATTTTTTTATTGCTTTATTTTCCCATCTTTGAATATCTACTTCCATATTTCCACTATGATTGATATTTATTTCTTTTACTGAAATTATAATTACATAAGGGTCATTAACAATTAATAAATCTGTTAACTCTTTGTTATTATCCGTTCTAATTGGATTAGGAAAGCTCCAGAATGATAAAAATGAGTTCTTACATATATCACTAACGATTTTTTCGGAAACATTCATAATATCATCTATTTCGGTTTATAAACATTTTTAAGCATTTTAAGTTCCTTTTTTGTATATCCTCGTATTTTACCTTCATATAACCAATCTGGAACCTTATATTCTTTAATATCTGGATGATTTGAAAGAGCTAATCTAATATCTCTAACAGAAATGTATGCTGAACGCATAATTTCGTCCTGTTTTTCGTGATAAGCTTTATCATATTTATCTTCATTAATTTTATGCGCGGGATCTTGTCTTTGCTTACGAATATCTTTAATCGGATCAAAAATTAATTTATAATTTTCATCATCTGTGTTATAATATAATTTTAGCCATTCTTCAAAAATACGAATACTACCTTTAGGACGAACCTCTATTCTACCATCTCGTCTTTTAATATTATCATCAAAATTAATTTCGCCTTTGAAAAATTCTCTATTTATATTTTCAGATAGCATTTTATCTAATATATGTACAAATTCACTATAATTTTTAAGGGTGGGTCTCAAAAATATTTTAAAATCATCAGGTCTTTTTTCTTTAAAATCATTTTTAAATAATGGTGGTTTAAAAATTAATTTACACATTTCATTAATTTGATATAATTCTTCACAAAATGCTTTAAATATAGATACATACTCTGCCCATTCCCCCAGTATTTGGTTCCGGAAATAATCTGGATCTATATAGCATTTTTCAGTTATTTTATATGTATTCCATCTTTGTTGATGTTCTGGTGAAAGACGAGATAAATATCCTAAAAAAGCAGTAACGACTTTTTCACCATCTTCATTAAATCCTAAACCAAATGTTTGAAGACTTATCTTGTCTCTTTCCAGTATATCATTATCTAAATAAAATTCATCTTTAATACTAATACTACCATGATAATCAAAATTTGAGACAATATATCTTGGATCATTAAAATAATAATCTAAAACAGATAAATCAAAAAAAAGAGATTCTAAATGGCCTTCTCCTAAAAGCAATTCCCTTTTAAATGGTAAATTAATGAATTCATCAGGATCTACATTTTCTTTTAAATATGATGGTGATGGATAAACACAAATTGGACCGGAATATGTTTCTAGTTCGTCTAATTGTTTTCCAGCTAAAGGTTCTGTGAAACGCTTTATATGGGGATTTAAATCTGTTTCTATTGTTATTTTTCCTTCTAGGATTAAATCTGCTATAATTGATTTGGTCTCAATGAATTGAAACTTTTTTTCTAAATCCGGAAGCGGTATGCCATTAAAATCATGTGAATTAACATAAAAATTGAATATTTCTTCCATTATCTTATTTTCCATAACTTCACCATACATAATTTAACTGATATTGATATTATGGATAATTTATTATTTAATTTTATTATTTCGATTTAATTTAAAACTGAAATCAATACTGTTTTGTTAAATTATTGTAAGTTTTTAGCATAATATTTAAATAATAAGTAATACTATGATTTGATATGAATTCCACTCACTAATTTCAAAAACTGGATACAAAATATATATGAAAAAGGTGAAAATGATGACTTGAAATTTTTCCTTGATATTATTGAATGCTATGAAAAAGATACTTCAGAAAAAAAATTTAATCAGTTAATATGAAATCTCAAGGGATAGTGTAAAATAATTGACATTTTGACTTGATTTTTATATTTTATCATACCTTCTGTAATAAAGAATTTTTCCATTGAGACTAAAGTATCTCTTTTTTAATTTTGAAATATTACCAACGAATTCGTATTTTATATGTCTATTATGATCGAGAATATTTCTTATTAATGTTCTAAATCACGAATTTCTACTTCTTTATCTTCTAGTATAGCTTCATTTTTGTATTCCTCTGCAACACTATTTAAGATTGATGCTGTCTTAGGGAAGCGAGTATTTATAGTATTCGCATTATCCATAAGCTCTTTAGCTAATGCATTTTCTTGTCGTCCCCCTTCGTCTAATGATTTTGTGTATATTCCTCTTTTATTTTTAATCCCAATTGCAAAACCATTATGTAAATCTTTACTTTCTATTTCCTCAACTATTTTACAAACTGGTTCAGGAGGCCATATATTATCTTCGGGTTCTGCATGTGCTAATAATTCACCAATTTGGATATCACAGACCTCTATTCTATCAGATTTTTCACATAATTCTCTTGACTCATCTACCCACGATTTCAGCTTTTCATAGTCTATTTGACCATTATTTCCACTGCCAGGAATAGTTTTCCAGCTCTTAATTACTTTCCAAGCGAGATTTCCTCTTTGTTCAATTTGTTCTTGTGTAAGATCTTCTTTGCCTTCATCTTGCTTGCCGTCTTTTCTTTTGAAAGTAATCCTAATAATTTCTGCAAAGAAATTAGGATCATTGGCTAATTCACTATGCAATATTTTAGGAGATTTTCTACTACCAACATCTGCAAGAATGGGTATATATCTCATTTCTAATATCGCTATCTCGCTTCTGGGATGTTCAGATTCATATAATTCGTCGAATAATCTTTCAATATCCCAATATTCAACATTATATTCCTCTTTACATTCTTCAGTAGCTGCTTTTTCTAACACTTCTGCAATCAGCTCTGGAGGCATCTCTTTAGCATACAGCGCAGCAATATCAATAGCGGTATAATACCTTTTTACTTTAACCATTTGTTTCACATAATACACTTTATCTTCGGATTCTCTTTTTATTCCTTTAAATCCACATTTTTTCCAATATTCTTTTTGTATGTTTTCATTAAAAGAATTTAATAGATCCCATACAAACATTCTTGAGGGAAGAGCCGTGAAACAATTAACAACCTTTATATCAGGCCAATTTTCTGTTTGAATTTTATTAACAATATTTTTGATCCATTCTTCATCATTGAATGCCTTACTGAAAATATATTGTTTAACAAAAACCATTTTGGATTCATCTTCTTCTTCAAGCAAAGAATAAAGTTCTTCTTCTTCCCCAGGTTCTATATTATCCTCAGCTAATGCAATGCCCAAATAATGAGGATATTCAATCCTTTCTGCAAGATTTACTAAACCTTCAAAACCTTGTTCTTCTTTAATCTCATTTAAAGCATCTATTCTAAGCTGAATAAAGTGTTCATCGTTGTCGTGACGATCTTCTATTTTAACTCCTTCTAATAAATTGGGCCAACCATCAAAAAGCCAATATAGTCTATCTATCGTATCTTCTGGTTCTAAAGACGAATAAATTTCTTCAAGATTCTTTAATTCATCTTCTGGAAGAGCCCAATCAGAATCAGGATATGAACGATGATGAGAGATTACTTTTCGGAGTTTATTCCATAAATCAAAACGGCCATCTGAAATTTCATCCACATCAGAAGAAAGTTGTTCAATAATTCTATTTCTTTCATCTACTGGAAGTTCATGGAAATATTCTAATACTTTAACCCAACGTTTCCCATCATACCCAACATGAGATAACAATCTAGCTATTATCTCTCTAACACTTGTATAATGCTCGGCCATAGTAATAGGTTGAACTTCTGCTTTTTCCGAAAATTGCCTCCAAATAGTTTTAGATGAAGGATGACCAACATCATGATTTTTAGGCATTAAATCAATTAAAAGATTCCATCCAACTTCAGGATATTTTTCTATTAATAAATCTAAGACTTCTAAACGCTTATCTAAAGATGCATAGGTTTGCGGATGCCATAATAAATAAATTTCACGTAAGCTTAAATTTGGCCTATTACCTAGTTTTCCTCCAGGATCATACTTTGTTAATTTACCAAGAATAAGAGTAACTCGAGAAAGTAGATCAGGACTCCAAGATAATTGTTCTAAAGCCCAAAGTAAACTAGAATGTTTAGATGAATGTCCTGTAATCCCACATGTTTCTTCAAATAAACACATGATAGGTTTTTCATCTCTAGATAAAGAGGATTCCACAGCAGTCATAAATGAGTTAGGAGATGCCTCAGCAATAAGGGGCAGATAGTCATAAAGAGACATCCAAAGATCACATTCTGCATCATTTAACAATTCCAGTATGATGTTATCAACCCATGTTTGAGCTGAAGTTGATAAAGATATCTTTGCATCATCTCCAAAATATGCAATAAGAATAAGTGCTTGAAGAATTCCTTTTCTTAATTCATTTGAATATGGATGAACTTTACCACGCACAGCTGCCATCCAACGTTCTTCAGGTTCAAGCTCAAGCGCTGGATCTAATGTTTTAAAAACTTTTAAAACTACGCCCTTAAAATTCTGAAG
Protein-coding regions in this window:
- a CDS encoding universal stress protein, which produces MYKNILLTTDGSKYSKKAGEHAIELAKLIGSNITVLSVIETSYIQTLPEGDLIERMEDVMKKEGQNALDSFAQQLEMSKCNGSCENITLKTELKVGSPSETILETIKEEDIDLVIMGNSGKHGLDRFLLGSVAEKVLRSATCPVLVVR
- a CDS encoding cation transporter, whose product is MQQINRISKKEISTIMHHTGDVCLLLGIAILIPIITSLIYHEPQYIVPFLSASIVTMLFGAISRKLFKKEGSMTLKVAMVFSTLIWLIVCALSALPYYFSGELSYLNAYFEAMSGFTTTGFSMYPNLDVVSYTIHFWRAFTQWLGGLGIIFLVLALLRSTGADVMRLYIAEGREERLLPSVKHTTRVIVYIYAGFTVLGIILFILAGMPIFDSIFQTFVTLSTGGFGMHNTSILFYNNVWIEIVAMIIMMIGATNFALHFTVIKGNWREYFKDIETKVAYSLIIIATILVTFMLLKNHIYGSGLLENLRFAIFQVVSAVTTTGLQTAFYPDILKQWIGLGIFLITLLMIIGAGSGSTGGGIKWLRFGILIKSMVWQVKSFILPGKAIIPKKIHHVSELKVTDDVLRFVGAFVFTYFVVYIASVILVLLYYNNISQVIFEVASALSNVGLSSGLLTASSPAVVKIVFIIDFWMGRLEIWPVLLLAFITIKNISRR
- a CDS encoding AraC family transcriptional regulator is translated as MQIEEKVVAEEQHALINYIGPIEDMGDLINEIAAWIEDNAIQVAGSPFAIYYTSPKDDAEKVTYDIGFPVLGEIQGTSRIVIATIPEHTVISAKYKGPYSDLPDVYKAMVEFVMINKYDVIGSPKEIYYNSPEDVSVNELVTEVQFPVIKM